GCGGTAGTCATTCGGCGCCGTCGGCGTCGGCGGGTGCCCGTCGAGCGTCGCGATGAACGCGTGGACGCTGGCGACGAGGTCCGCGGCGAACTCGGCCACGTACGGCACCTCGAACTCGCGCCACTCGTAGTACGGCCCGGCGACGACGATCACGGCGGGGTGCTCGACCAGGCCGGAGCACAGCATTTCCCAGGTCTCCTGGATCAGCCAGTCCACCGGCAGCGTCTCCTCGGTGAGGTTCTGGAATTCCTCCCAGTCCCGCACCGTCTTGAACTGCACACACCTGGAAAAACGCGGCCCGCGGGAGCGGTTGACCATGGTGGCCACCCGGTCCAGCGTCGCCGCGTTGTCGAACCCGAGGTGAGGATTCTGCACCTGCACCTCCCCACGCGACAGACGCCACCCCGGATTGCGCTCGGCCCACCAGTACGCCAGGGCGTGCTCCATCGCGTGGCCGGTGAGGAACCGATCCTCCATCGAGGAGTCCTCGACGCGGATGCCGTTGAGCATGTTCCACACGCTGTAGGGCGTCTCGTAGGCGGATTCCCCGGCGATGCCGGCGACCTTCGACGCGGTGATGATTCGCGCCCACTCGGCGGTGCCGGGCTTGGCGGGCTGGCGGACGACGCACAGGGACGTCGGGGTCGGGGTGGCGGTCATCATCCCCACCCCGCATCCAGGGCGGCGGCGAGGTGCTGGTCTGCTTGGTGGCCGATCCACAGGGTGAGCGCCAGCGCGGCGGCGGCGAGCGTGGCCCACGTGGCGGCGGTGGCCCACCGTCGGGGCGGGCGTGCGTTGATAGGCGTGCGCACGGTGACGGGCACGCCGACGGCGAGCATCAAGTCCAACTCGTCGGAATAGTTCGTGTAGGTCATGCTGCGTCCTTCAAGTTGTCAAACCACTGGTCAAGGTCAGCTTTTCGGGCGCGCCACCCCATGCCCGCGACCTTGCGGGCCGGGAGCGGGTTCGTCGGGCGGGTCGCCAAGCGCGTCAGCTGCGGCCCGCTGAGCCGCAGGTACTCGCGGATCTCCGGGCCGGTCATGATCTCCGGGGCGCTCATCGGCGGCCGTCCTCCCGGTCGAGGTGGCGCATCGCCCGGTGAAAGGCGTCGCGGGCCTCGTCGGAATCGAGGCCGGAGAAGCTGTAATCCGCCTTGGCGGTCTTCTTGGGGGCGATGCGGCGGATCTCGACGCGCACACGCGTCATCGTCCGCAGCTCCCACAGGATCGCGACGAGCAGCAGCAGCGCCGCCACGTCGAACAAGATGGTGATGAAGGTCGTCATGATTCGAATTCCTCTCCGGGATTCAGGCCGGCGGTGCCGACGACGTAGGCGATGGTGATCGCGCGGGCGGAGTACCCCTCGCGGCGGCACTTGTCGGCCAGGGACGAGCGGGTCAGGTCACGGCCGGGCATGTACTCGGCGGCCTGCAGGTCCGTCAGCTCGGCTAGGCGGCCGAGGGTGTTGAGCTTCTGGGCGGTGGCGTGGGTCATGCGGCCACGTCCTCGGCGGCCCAGCGGCGCATCGCCCGCTCGATCGCCACCGCACCGGCCGGGGTGATCTTCAGCGTCTGCCGCACTTCACCGGCCAGCCGCGGCGCGTCGTGCGCCGGGATCAGGCGGAAGTAGCGCTTCTTGTCGGCGACGGCGCGCCACTGGTACTCGGTGACCAGGCCGTTCTTTTTGTTCGACCAGCGCTGGTAGTCGCGGCGGTAGATCCAGCCGCGGGCCATCAGCACCTGCCGGAGGTGCTTCTCCCCCACCTCCAGCTGGTTCGCCAGGGTGCGGAATTGGATCAGGTCCTCGTCGGCGACGAACTCGTCGTGGTAAGCGACCTTCGGGGCGTCCTCGGCGACCTTCGCTTCGAGCTCCTGGACCTTGCGGTACGTCAGCTGCAGCGCCCGGTGGACGATTTCATCGTCCGACAGCGGTGCCGAGTAGGAGCCGGTCTTGCGGATCTGGGGGAGGACCTCTCGGGTGACCCAGCGCTTGAAGTCCTTTGCTTCCGGGCGGCGGGAGCGGAGGATCGCGGAGTACAGGCCGGATTCGGCGATGGTGATCATCTGCTGCTCGCCGCCGGGGGTCTGCCAATTCGACAGACCCTTTTCGTCGGCGTCGAGGTGGCGGGTCATCGCGGACGCTTCGGAGAATCCGAGGACCTTGGCGACGTCGGCGGCGACCCATCGGGGCTCGCCGTCGTCGCCCTGGATGACGCGGACCTCGTGCCCTCGGAAGTCGAAGGGCTGGATGGTAGATTTCATGGTGGTTTCCTTTGGTAGGGACTGAAAACGCCCGCCCCGGCTGCAACCCGGGGCGGGCACTCACATAGATGGGTTGGTGGGTTCGTGGCTGATCCCGTGACGGTGGCTGGGGCGGTTTTCGCGGGCATTGCCGCAATGGGCGCACCTTTTTCCGTGTATCTCGCCAAGCGGCAGGTGTCTCTCGCGCAGCAGCAGTTGGAGCAAGCCGGCGGAATCCAGATCACGGTGAAAAGGTCGCGGTCGTCGGTGTCCGTTAATGGCTCTGAGCCGGCAGAGAGATTTGAGTGCACGGTCATCCTTGGCGGGCCCGGGACTCGGCACTCCACCGATTTGTCGATCTCCGTCGGGGATCGGTTTCGGGTATTGGATGGCCCCGTAGATCTCTTTCACGCATCATCGCCGCCGCTCAGTGGCGTATTCCGACTCACACACGATGAAGCGGAGAAGGCTTACATCCACGTGAACTGGGTGTCCCACTACAACGGTGGCGTACTCCCCCAGGCGATCCGTTGTCGACTCCTGGAGGAACGGCACACGGAGTACTGGAAGTGGAATCGGAGGCGACTCTGGCGCCGGCGCGTCGCTATGGCGCGAGGGTGGGAGAAGGTCTTCCGGCCTAAGGATCTTGGGAAATGGTGTAAGACACCAAACCGCCCTTATTTGGATCGTGA
This genomic stretch from Corynebacterium hansenii harbors:
- a CDS encoding phage antirepressor KilAC domain-containing protein → MKSTIQPFDFRGHEVRVIQGDDGEPRWVAADVAKVLGFSEASAMTRHLDADEKGLSNWQTPGGEQQMITIAESGLYSAILRSRRPEAKDFKRWVTREVLPQIRKTGSYSAPLSDDEIVHRALQLTYRKVQELEAKVAEDAPKVAYHDEFVADEDLIQFRTLANQLEVGEKHLRQVLMARGWIYRRDYQRWSNKKNGLVTEYQWRAVADKKRYFRLIPAHDAPRLAGEVRQTLKITPAGAVAIERAMRRWAAEDVAA